One Archangium violaceum genomic window, CGCCCACGTCCCGTCCTTGAACAGGAAGCGGTACTCCCCCTGCCAGTGCTCCTCCCGCGACTCCCTGGCGCGCTCGAGGCTGGCCAGCACCCGCTCGCGATCCTCGGGGTGGATGAGCCGCGACCAGCCCTCCACATCCGGCCCCAGCTCCTCCGGGGAGTAACCGAATACCTGCCCGACGGCCCCTCCGTGCCAGAGCAGCGTGTCCGTCTCCATGTCCCAATCCCAGATGGCATCGGACGTGGCGCGCAGGGCGAGCTCGTAGCGCTCCTCCGACTTGCGCAGGGCCTCCTCGGTGCGCTTGCGCCGCAGCTCCCCCTCGGCCTCGCGCAGGGCGCGCTTCACGCACGGCACCAGGCGCTCCAGCCGGTCCTTGAGGACGTAGTCCGTCGCCCCGCGCTTGAGCAGCTCGATGGCGCGCTCCTCTCCCAGCGCGCCGGAGACGAAGAGGAAGGGCGTGTCCGGACAGGCGAGCCTCGCGGCCGCCAGGGCGCTCAGCCCATCGAAGCCGGGGATGTTGTAGTCCGAGAGGATGATGTCGAAGCGGCACCGCGCCAGCGCCCGCGTGAAGTCCGCCTGGCTGTCCACGCGCTCCGCCTGGATGGAGAGTCCTCCCTCCTCGAACTGGGCGATGATGAGCTCCGCGTCCAGAGGGCTGTCCTCCAGCAGGAGGAGGGACAGCGGTTCCCCGCTGGGGTGGGACGGAAGGACCTCCAGGGCTCCGCGGGTGGCGCTCATCGCGCACCTCCGCGAGGCAGGGCCCCCGGGGGCGGCTGGTTCACCACGGCCCAGAAGAGCCCGAGGTCCTTGAGGGCCTCGACGAAGTCAGGGAAGGCCACCGGCTTCACCACGTAGGCGTTGACGCCCAGCCCGTAGCTGCGCGTCAGGTCCTGCTCCTCGCGCGAGGAGGTGAGCATCACGATGGGGATGGGCTTCAACTCGGGGTCGTTCTTCACCTGGGCGAGCACCTCGAGCCCATCCACCTTGGGTAGCTTCA contains:
- a CDS encoding response regulator, translated to MTELKRILLVEDNANDVALTLAALEEAHLANEVVVVRDGQQALDFLRRRGSYADRPDGHPAVVLLDLKLPKVDGLEVLAQVKNDPELKPIPIVMLTSSREEQDLTRSYGLGVNAYVVKPVAFPDFVEALKDLGLFWAVVNQPPPGALPRGGAR